In Juglans microcarpa x Juglans regia isolate MS1-56 chromosome 1S, Jm3101_v1.0, whole genome shotgun sequence, the genomic stretch GTACCCTGAATAAGCATCCATGAAGCTCAAAACTTTGTGCCTTGTAGTGGCTTCTATGATGACGTCAATTCATATAAGTGGGAAACTGTCCTTGGGCAGGCTCTGTTAAGGTCAATGAATTCTGCACACATTCTCCATTTCCCATTAGCTTTCTTGACTAGCACTACATTGGAGAGCCACTCTAGATAGTATACCTCTCTTATGAACCCTATTGCTAAGAGTTTGTCTATTTCCTCAGCTATGACCGTGCACGTCTTTGTACGAAACAACCATCTCTTCTGACGTACCTTATTTGCCTCCGGGTTGACACACAAGTTCTGCTTGATCAGCAATTGCTTTAATGCCTCTCAGTATTTTGTCGGGGGGTGTTGTGTCTTGTTTCCCTCTCCGACCTTTGGCATTTGGGACTTCTGATCCATCGATTTTCACGTTCATGACCTTCTTCTCTCTTTGGCTTGTTGTAGTCAGCCAACATTCGTTCAAGCTCCATGCGACCCGCTAGACTGGCGACCCTCTTCTTCAACGTAGAGCAATCTTCTTTCCAGTGGGTGTCAGACTAGTGGTACTTGCAGTAGCGTTGCCCCCTTACTGACGGGCGCTCTTCCTTTCTTGTTCCCTGGTTGTTTTCCTACACGCTTAGACTGTTGTGAATGACGCAATGCCATTGGTCTCACTAACTGGAGTACCTTTCACGCCTTTCATCCTGATGACCCTGTCCAGTCTTCTTGTCTTTAGAACCATGTGTCCTTTGCTCTAAGAAAGCTTGCAATGTGTCCTCAGCATTTACAAAGCCGTATGCTCTGTCCATGAACTTCCTTAGGGTAGAGGGGTTTTTCCTGGCCAACTCAGCCTAAACGAGCTAAGAGGCGAAATGCCCCCAAAAGGGCAGCTAGCGTGATCTTCTCATCCTAGTCGTCTGTGGTCAGTCTCTCCTTGTTGAAGTGTGTCAAGTAGGCTTTTAGGCTCTCCCCTTCTTTTTGCTTGAAGGTTAGTAGATAAGCGGCTGGTCTGCAGCTCCTCGTACTTGCCATAAATTGTGTAAGGAACTGCTTGACCAGTTCCTCAAAACTACCAATGGACCCAGGGCACAAGGTCCCGAACCAACCCCGTGCTATCCCTTTCAATGATAGTGGGAAAGCTCGGCAAGCCACCTCTCAGGGAAAGCCATGGAGAGTCATGTGCGCCTTGAAGTTTTCAAGGTGATCCATAGGGTCTCGTGCCCTGTCGTACAAATCAATCTGAGGATCCTTAAACTTAGGTGTGAGGGGCACCGTCATCACTTTCTCACTATAAGGAATGTCAGTGTGGTTAAGCAAGTTTTCCACCGAAGAAGATCCTCTCATTCTTCTTGCCATCTCCTCGTATTTGTCAACGAGATTGCATAGTTTGTCATgtagtctcttcttttccaACTCTTCACTATTCATTCCCCCCACACTATGTGCATCTCCTTCTACCTACCCATTTTGGAGGGGTGGCGCAGTGGCATTCTGTCACTTTAGCTCTTCGTTCTCCATTTGTAACTACTCGACAACCGCTatcgcttttttcaacttctcatcaATCTCTGCAAATCTCATTTCTACCTCTGCCATATTCATCTCTTGATAGCGGGTTGCATGAGATCGCATAGTATGTTGCATGCAAAAATCATGCTGAAGTCTGTAGAGATTCCACAAACGGCGCCACTGTAAAGGATGtgtttcacaataccaaccactCGAATGACCTATAACAAATGAAGGGTCGGCACGGGGCGCCCAGGAGAAActtcgatgcctaagttagataAATAGCCTGAGTGTAAGCATATTAAGAAGTTAAGTGATCATTTGTTACCTCCATAGGCTTATTTATAAAGGCACACTGAAGTGTTGGGGACATCAATAATACTAGTCTCTTGTGTTTATCCTTAATGATCCCTTAATAAGAGGAGGGGATAACTGTCCTGGTTTATAGGTGTTATCTTACCTAGGATAACTACCTCAATCTGTGGGCATTATCCCCCTGCAAGTAGTGTTATCTACCATGTGGTCTTGGGCCATAAATCTTACAGGTCAAGGCAACAAGTTGGGCCTGCCTTCCAGTCATAGGCTTTGCAACCGAAGCGCCCAAATATCCCTTCCAATCGGTTTaactaaaaaattacaaaaacctCTTTACCTAgacaagatttaaaaaatttattttcacaaataatatttatttaaacaaaCTCGGTCGAACTttaatagaatttaaaaaaaaatctgtttaactcaattaactaattaaacAAATTTGAGTAAATAAGAAaatcctataaattaatttaaataaaaattaaaaagacaaaaaaaaaaaatcgactaAAGCCTGATAAACActtccaaaatattaaataacttcCAAAGTTAAAAACTACGGGTGGCAAATCGTATTTTTAGTTCGTgttcttgtcgtgttaagtcaTGAATATTCGACTATATAGATCAATCAACCcaacccgacccgttaagctaAACATGTCAAGCTCTAAcccaacccatttacataacgTGTCGTGTCACCCATTTTTacctgtttaataattaattaaaaataagtcaACAATACAACTCATTTAAATCCGTTTAATATAAATTAGTTGAACTAACACACATATcctatttcatcttattaacataatttcacataaaagttaaagcTGTATTTATTAGTAGGCACAATATCTTAAAAGAAACTTcctattaacaaaaaatataaatatttttcaaattttaacatataataaaactaatattacaaatccTACAGTAACAAATAAGAACATAGGTCTAAAATTgcaatctcaataataaaaacataagcatattgacaaaatactaatattacaactcaaatatatacaataaaattataattttgaaataaaatttaaaagattcaAAACAGGTTGATTTCAGGTTGAGTAGGTTGACTCATTTTAAAGCATATCTTAACGGATCAACCGTTTTAATCCGAACCCATTAATATCAAACCCAAACCTGTTAATTTCATGTCGTGTTTGTGTTGGgttaaactcatattaaaaaCAATTCTCTCTTGctcagaatatttttttattttagtttttaaattttggaatttatttaatatttttcaatattttaacttaaaaatcgatttttgtaaaatacattaACTagaaaactatataaaaaatcattttaactcaaaacttATCCACTGtgcagatttttcttttttctttatttttgaatttatttaatatttataaattatttttaggctTTACTTGAgtagttttttgaatttttaatttttagtgaaACTGTTTCAGAATTATCTTATTTACACAGATTGTTTtggttaaattaattaaactgattttttttttttttaggaattaaaCTGATTTTCTAAACGTTTTTTAAACAACCTATTTTTATAAGCATTTTCAGTTAAAACGACTTTTCACATGTTTTTCAGATaacgatatttttataaattttttggttaaaccagttttctttttaaaaaatcagctaaacatatttgttttttgaattttttaattaatggatgatgaaagaataataaaaaaaatgaatgatgagTATTATTACTCAATAATAAATTAGGATATATATTATTGTTCATTAGAAGATGAGAACATTAAGATATAGCTAGCATCCCTCCTGGTCAGCTATTTTTCTGGGTTTTAAAAAGTTATTGCTAAAAGTTTGGTACCTAAAATAGCTTATTTCTTATTTCGGGAGAAAAGAAATTGGAATAATATCATACATTTACGAGAGTTTAGTGAACGATCAAGTTTGCATGATGTCTAAAACTCTGTATATAAGaagaaatttttaagttttataataTCAAGTGTGAATCCATACGTGATCCAGAGCTTCTTTACTTGGTCATATTTTCTAGGAGAGCAAAATTAAGTTGTTATTTAGAGACAAATGATGATTGACCAAAACATTGGTTCATGCCAAAGAAACGACTTGATACCGGAAAGTGAGGTTTTTTAACTCCTTATCAACATATGTTTGATCAAAGTGTGATCACGATAGGATAAATGTTACATACATATCATCCATCAGTATATATTGTATGCTAGCTTAGCACGAGATGACGACTtgactaatttaaaattaaacatatatatggtCCCTGCCAACTTATCCAAGACTAATGTTGTTATTTAGAGACAAATGATAATTGGCCAAAACATTACGTGGTTCATTCGACGCCAACCATTACTTTTACAAGCCTCCAATGCAACGGAGACGAATTGCGATGGGAAAGTGAGTGTTTTTAACTCCTTATCAACATATGTTTGATCAAAGTGTGATCACGATAGGATAAATGTTACATACATATCATCCATCAGTATATATTGTATGCTAGCTTAGCACGAGATGACGACTtgactaatttaaaattaaacatatatatggtCCCTGCCAACTTATCCAAGACTAATGTTGTTATTTAGAGACAAATGATAATTGGCCAAAACATTACGTGGTTCATTCGACGCCAACCATTATTTTTACAAGCCTCCAATGCAACGGAGACGAATTGAGATGGGAAAGTGAGTGTTTTTAACTCCTTATCAACATATGTTTGATCAAAGTGTGATCACGATAGGATAAATGTTACATACATATCATCCATCAGTATATATTGTATGCTAGCTTAGCACGAGATGACGACTtgactaatttaaaattaaacatatatatggtCCCTGCCAACTTATCCAAGACTAATGTTGTTATTTAGAGACAAATGATAAATGGCCAAAACATTACGTGGTTCATTCGACGCCAACCATTACTTTTACAAGCCTCCAATGCAATGGAGACGAATTGAGATGGGAAAGTGAGTGTTTTTAACTCCTTGTCAACATATGTTTGATCAAAGTGTGATCACGATAGGATAAATGTTACATACATATCATCCAtcagtatatattatatgctagcTTAGCACGAGATGACGACTTggactaatttaaaattaaacatatatatggtCCCTGCCAACTTATCCAAGACTAATGTTGTTATTTAGAGACAAATGATAATTGGCCAAAACATTACGTGGTTCATTCGACGCCAACCATTACTTTTACAAGCCTCCAATACAACGGAGACGAATTGAGATGGGAAAGTGAGTGTTTTTAACTCCTTATCAACATATATCCAAGCGAAGTGTGACCACGATTGGATTAATGTTATGTACATATcatccattaatatatattgtacacTAGCTTAGCACGAGACGGCGACTTGACTAATTTAAAGTTCAACATATATATGATCCCTTGCCAACTCATCCAAGACTAATGTTGTTATTTAGAAACAAATGATGATTGACCAAAACATTACGCTGTTCATGCGACGCCGACCATTACTTTCACAAGCCTTCAATGCAACGGAGACGACTTGACATGGGAAAGTGAGGTTTTTTAACTCTTTATCAACATATATATCCAAGCAAAGCGTGACCACGATAggataaattttttctttttttttttttaatttcaactttagAAAAACATTGtgaaaatatgtttaattaaaaaataaatttaactaaataaaattttaaaatatatatgttcaacttaaaaaattgagaaaaattattttaacaagaagaattttttaaaaaaattatttttaattttgtttaaaacccggtttaactaaaatattataaaaacctCTTTACCTAAACAAGgcttaaaaatttattttcacaaaaacttatttaaaaaatctaggTCGAACTTTAAcagaatttaaattaagaattgaagaaaatatgtttaattcatttaactaaaaaatttgTGTAAATAAGAAAATCCTATaagtcaatttaaataaaaattaaaagacaaaattttttttaactaaagcCTAAGAAAATActtccaaaatatcaaataaattctAAAGTTAAAAACAATTCTCCCTCGCGCAGGTTggttttattatagtttttaaaattttaattttattttatatttttgaatattttaacttaaaaaatagaatattttgaaaatacattaactagaaaattatataaaaagtcattttaactcaaaacttCTCCACCGTTcagagttttctttttctttattttagaatttatttaacatttataaagtatttttaggCTTTACTTAAgtagtttttgtattttcaagttTTCGTGAAACTGGTTTTGCAGAATTTTCTTATTTACACAgatttttttggttaaattaattaaactgaTTTTTTAAACGTTTTTTAAACAACCTGTTTTTATAAGCTGAAATTTTAGTTAAAACGGCTTTTCACAACGTTTTTAGATAacgaaatttttataatttttttagttaaaccagttttcttttaaaaagaaaaaaatcagctaaacatagttttttttaaattctttaattaaaataattttttttttttaacttgaacagatttttacaaaatatttttatttaaatctatctttttaacttaaacatatttttaataatattttttaattcaaataattttttaattaatttttcataattttttaaattgaaatgaaaaaaattagtagGAACGGCACATGTCAAGTTTTGATTTGCTGACATGTGACAAACGGTCTTCTTATGGAAGTGGCCAATTGctaaattttacaatctgaatGAATATTACAAGTtcaaaaaactcaaattataatattaagttTGAATCCATACGTGACTCAGAGCCACTTTCGTTAATTTGTCATATTTCCTAAGATAGAAATATCTTTATAAGTTCTTATTTAGAGGCAAATGATGATTGGCCAAATCATCACGTGGTTCATGCAACGCCAACCATTTCTTTCACAAGCCTTCAATTCCACGGAAAAGAATGGACTTGGAAAGTGACTTTTTTAACTCTTTATTACATGACTTGGAAAGTGAGCTAGCTTAGCATGCACGCGAGACGACGACTTGACTAATTTAAACATATGGTCCCCTGCCAACTCATCTAAGACTAATTTAAATACATCACCTACTCGTTGAGTGAATGatcaaatcatctaaaattccTTTCCCTCCATTTCTTTTCTGAGCTCTTGATCTCTCCCCAGCTCCAATATTTTAGACAATGGGTTTATCCTTTCCTCTCATCATGATCTTGATCGTGCgctttcttattttattgatgatgtttTATCTTATACTTTCTGCCTCTTCTTCTGGTGTGCAGCCCCTATGCCATGATGATGAAAGATTTGCCTTGTTGCAATTCAAGGAAAGCTTCATCATTGATTAGTACGCATCAGTAGATCCTTCTGCTTATCTGAAGGTTTCATCATGGAAGCCTGATCAAATCAGTGATTGCTGCAAGTGGGACGGTGTAGAGTGCAATAAGGACACTGGTCATGTCATCGGCCTGGATCTCAGTAGCAGCTATCTTAAAGGTTTTCTCAACTCCAATAGCAGCCTCTTCCGCCTTGCTCACCTCCAAAACCTCAATTTGGCCGACAATGACTTTAACTCTTCTCCACTTCCAACTAGTTTTAGGCAGCTTTCAAGGCTAACAAATCTCAGCCTGAGTGACTCTGTATTTTCTGGCCAAATCCCTTCAGAAATCTTTGAGCTATCCAAGTTAGTTTCCCTGGATCTCTCATATAATCATCTGTTGTTAAAGCTCCAAGAATCTGGCCTAACAGTTATAGCTCAAAACTTCACAAACTTGGAAGTACTATATCTTGACTGGGTTGACATATCATCCAACGTTCCCAACATCTTGGCAAACTTATCTTCTTTAACAATTCTATCTCTAAGCGAGTGTGACCTGCAAGGTGAGTTTCCCGTGGGAATTTTCCATCTACCTAATCTTCAGTGTCTTTATATAGAGGATAATGAAAAACTCAAGGGCTATATACCGGATTCGATTGGTCATATCAAGTCCTTGGTTGAATTGACAGTGAGTAATTGCAATTTCTCAGGAGAAATTCCATCTTCACTAGGTAACCTCACCAATCTAATTGGATTACGACTACAATATAATAGTTTGCACGGATCAATTCCACAGTCAATATCTAGGCTTGTAAATCTTGAAGTTCTGTCTCTCAATGATAACAATTTGAGTGGTACGGTGGAGTTTGAGTTGTTTCTGAGACTCAGAAAGCTATTTCAATTGCAGTTATCTAGAAACAATATTTCGTTGCTTACAAATCCGAGTACCAACtcaacttttccaaaatttAGGATATTATGTCTAGAGCATTGTGACTTGGGTGAGTTTCCAGAGTTTCTGAGAAACCAAGATCAGTTGGAGATATTAGTGCTTGCTGGAAACAAAATTCACGGTCAAGTTCCAAAATGGATGGGGAATAAAAGTATAGAAACTCTCATGCATTTAGATTTGGAAAACAACTTTCTCACCGGTTTCAACCAACTTCCGGTTGTACTCCCCTATGTTAATCTAGAGCATCTGCTGCTTAATGATAACCTACTTCAAGGGGTAGTGCCAATCCCACCTCCTTCCATTGCTTCCTATTCAATCTCAAACAACAGACTAACCGGGGAAATTCCACATTTGATTTGCAATCGAAGTTTAATAACTAAGCTCGATTTGTCAAGCAACAACTTGGGTGGCCTTGTTCCTCAATGTTTAGGCAACTTGAGTGATTCTCTCACAATTTTGGATCTACAGGACAATAGCTTTCACGGAACCATTCCTGAGACTTTCAGTAAGGGAAAACAATTGAGAATGATTGATTTTAGCCAAAATCAATTACAGGGACGTCTACCGAGATCGTTGGCCAATTGTACCAAGCTTGAGGCTGTTAAGCTTGGTAACAATCAGATCCATGATATTTTTCCTTCCTGGTTGGGCATTCTTCCAGAGTTGAGCATTCTCATTTTGAGATCTAATGAACTCTATGGTACAATAGAAAGTTCTGATAGcaattttgattttccaaaatTGCACATCATTGACCTCTCGAATAATGATCTTACTGGCAAGTTGCCCTCTAAACACTTCCAAAATTGGAAAGCCATGCAAATTGTTGATGACGAACAATTAAAGTACATGGAGGAACAAAAAACTGTAAGAGCATTTCCAGGTGAAGGTGCTATTGTAGATAACTACGTTTTATCAATGACAATGATGAACAAAGGCATGGAGATGGTGTATGGAAAAGTCTCAAATTTGTTCATAGCTATTGATCTCTCGAGAAATAGATTTGAAGGAGAAATTC encodes the following:
- the LOC121246973 gene encoding receptor like protein 27-like; the protein is MVSYWIQLVTLSPWLNLMMSNCNFSGEIPSSLGNLTNLIGLRLQYNSLHGSIPQSISRLVNLEVLSLNDNNLSGTVEFELFLRLRKLFQLQLSRNNISLLTNPSTNSTFPKFRILCLEHCDLGEFPEFLRNQDQLEILVLAGNKIHGQVPKWMGNKSIETLMHLDLENNFLTGFNQLPVVLPYVNLEHLLLNDNLLQGVVPIPPPSIASYSISNNRLTGEIPHLICNRSLITKLDLSSNNLGGLVPQCLGNLSDSLTILDLQDNSFHGTIPETFSKGKQLRMIDFSQNQLQGRLPRSLANCTKLEAVKLGNNQIHDIFPSWLGILPELSILILRSNELYGTIESSDSNFDFPKLHIIDLSNNDLTGKLPSKHFQNWKAMQIVDDEQLKYMEEQKTVRAFPGEGAIVDNYVLSMTMMNKGMEMVYGKVSNLFIAIDLSRNRFEGEIPEVVGHLKGVNLLNLSHNFLTGPIPFTLANLTVLESLDLSQNKLSGVIPLQLMELTFLSHFNVSQNHLKGPIPHEKQFNTFNNSSFSENPELCGSPLSNKCENPENSMPPSSSHNSTNHNSEFSFEFGWKVVALGYGCGFVFGAVFGQIMITKKYDWFMKAFAIRQLGRRVNWRHCRN